From Etheostoma cragini isolate CJK2018 chromosome 1, CSU_Ecrag_1.0, whole genome shotgun sequence, a single genomic window includes:
- the cul4a gene encoding cullin-4A, giving the protein MAEDTRQDKRASFSAIPEHNTNGMARTSAVASSKSGASKKLVIKNFKDRPKLAENYTEDTWLKLRDAVGAIQNSTSIKYNLEELYQAVENLCSYKVSPTLYKQLRQVCEDHVQAQIHQFREESLDNLSFLKRMNRCWQDHCRQTIMIRSIFLFLDRTYVLQNSLLPSIWDTGLELFRTHIVSDSAVQKRTVDGILEQIELERNGETVDRSLIRSLLGMLSDLQVYKDSFEERFLCETNRLYAAEGQRLMQERDVPEYLHHVARRLEEENDRIMSYLDQSTQKPLISCVEKQLLGEHMTAMLQKGLSILLDGNRLTELVLLYQLFSKVKGGLPTLLQFWRDYIKSFGGEIVCTPEKDKDMVQDLLDFKDKMDNVAQSCFTRNEGFINAMKEAFEAFINKRPNKPAELIAKYVDSKLRAGNKEATEEELERILDKIMIIFRFIHGKDVFEAFYKKDLAKRLLVGKSASVDAEKSMLSKLKHECGAAFTSKLEGMFKDMELSKDIMIQFKQYMQNQSEPSNIELTVNILTMGHWPSYTPMEVHLPPEMVKLQEVFKLFYLGKHSGRKLQWQPTLGHAVLKAEFKEGKKEVQVSLFQTLVLLMFNEGEEFSVEEIRTATGIEEGELRRTLQSLACGKARVLNKNPRGKDVEDGDRFNFNNDFKHKLFRIKINQIQMKETVEEQVSTTERVFQDRQYQIDAAVVRIMKMRKTLSHNLLVSELYNQLKFPVKPGDLKKRIESLIDRDYMERDKETPNQYHYVA; this is encoded by the exons ATGGCAGAGGACACCCGGCAGGACAAGAGAGCCAGCTTCTCCGCTATCCCGGAGCACAACACCAACGGGATGGCCAGGACCTCCGCTGTGGCCTCAAGCAAAAGTGGCGCTTCAAAGAAATTAGTGATCAAAAATTTCAAAG ACAGGCCAAAACTAGCAGAGAACTATACCGAGGACACGTGGCTGAAGCTACGAGATGCAGTGGGTGCCATCCAAAACAGCACCTCGATCAAGTACAACCTGGAGGAGCTTTATCAG GCGGTAGAAAACCTCTGTTCGTATAAAGTCTCCCCCACGCTGTACAAGCAGCTACGGCAGGTCTGTGAGGATCACGTACAGGCCCAGATCCACCAGTTTAGAGA AGAGTCTTTGGACAACCTTTCCTTCCTGAAGCGAATGAATCGCTGCTGGCAGGACCACTGCAGGCAAACT ATAATGATCcgaagtatttttcttttcctggatCGTACCTATGTGCTTCAGAACTCCCTACTCCCCTCCATCTG GGACACTGGGTTGGAATTGTTTCGTACCCACATTGTGAGTGACAGCGCAGTTCAGAAGCGCACAGTAGATGGCATTTTGGAGCAGATCGAACTCGAGCGAAATGGAGAGACAGTAGACCGGAGTCTCATCCGGAGCCTGCTGGGCATGCTGTCAGACCTCCAG GTTTACAAAGATTCCTTTGAAGAGAGATTCTTGTGTGAGACCAACCGCCTGTATGCAGCGGAGGGACAGCGGCTGATGCAGGAGAGAGAT gtgcCGGAGTACCTGCACCACGTGGCTCGCCGGTTGGAGGAGGAGAACGATCGCATCATGAGCTACCTCGACCAGAGCACTca GAAACCACTTATTAGCTGTGTTGAGAAACAACTTTTAGGAGAACACATGACTGCAATGCTACAAAAAG GTTTGAGCATCCTGCTGGATGGAAATCGTTTGACTGAGCTGGTCCTCCTCTACCAGCTCTTCAGCAAGGTGAAGGGAGGACTTCCCACACTTCTGCAGTTCTGGAGGGATTACATAAAG TCCTTCGGTGGAGAGATTGTATGTACTCCAGAGAAAGACAAGGACATGGTGCAAGACTTGCTGGACTTCAAGGACAAGATGGACAACGTTGCACAGAGCTGCTTTACACGGAATGAGGGATTCATCAACGCCATGAAGGAGGCCTTTGAGGCCTTTATCAACAAGAGGCCCAACAAACCTGCTGAACTTATTG CTAAATATGTGGATTCTAAGTTAAGAGCGGGGAACAAGGAGGCTacagaggaggagctggagagaaTCCTCGACAAGATAATGATAATCTTCCGGTTCATACATG GAAAAGATGTGTTCGAAGCTTTTTATAAGAAGGACTTGGCCAAGCGTCTGCTGGTTGGCAAGAGCGCTTCTGTTGACGCTGAAAAGTCCATGCTCTCCAAGCTCAAACATG AATGCGGCGCAGCATTCACCAGTAAGCTAGAGGGGATGTTCAAGGACATGGAACTGTCCAAAGACATCATGATCCAGTTCAAACAG TATATGCAGAACCAGAGCGAGCCAAGCAATATAGAACTTACTGTCAACATCCTCACCATGGGCCACTGGCCCTCATACACACCCATGGAGGTGCACCTGCCTCCAGAG ATGGTAAAACTCCAGGAGGTGTTCAAGCTGTTCTACCTGGGGAAGCACAGTGGGAGGAAGCTGCAGTGGCAGCCCACACTGGGCCACGCTGTACTTAAGGCCGAGTTTAAAGAG GGTAAGAAGGAGGTGCAGGTCTCGCTGTTCCAGACGCTGGTGTTGTTGATGTTCAATGAGGGAGAGGAATTCAGCGTGGAGGAGATTCGCACTGCCACCGGCATAG AGGAGGGAGAGCTCCGGCGTACCCTGCAGTCCCTGGCCTGCGGAAAAGCGCGCGTCCTCAACAAGAACCCCCGAGGGAAAGACGTGGAAGATGGAGACCGCTTCAATTTCAACAatgattttaaacacaaactgttCCGAATCAAGATCAACCAGATCCAGATGAAGGAAACG GTAGAGGAGCAGGTGAGCACCACAGAGCGTGTGTTTCAAGACAGGCAGTATCAGATCGATGCAGCTGTGGTGCGCATCATGAAGATGAGGAAGACTCTTAGTCACAACCTACTGGTATCAGAGCTTTACAACCAGCTGAAGTTCCCTGTAAAG CCGGGCGATCTGAAGAAGCGGATTGAGTCACTCATAGACAGAGACTACATGGAACGTGACAAGGAGACTCCAAACCAGTACCACTATGTTGCCTGA
- the lamp1a gene encoding lysosome-associated membrane glycoprotein 1a yields MKLSHALAALIIAWSAVLGCIQAVSLEVKDGNSTCIKAELSASFSITYNTSSSTRTVQVPLPDSTTVDTGSSSCSTGDRSPWLVAVFGPGHALGLSFSTNGSLYSVTNLTLQYNLSDTSIFPEANSSDVVTVVSESVGIWATINTTYRCVSPTTIRVGGATVTFSDMRLEAYMPGNDLSPRESVCTADQGSTTAPPTTARTTATASPAPSPPGTPERGTYSVTKGNNTVCLLAQMGLQLNVSYFSLSQNKTIQELVNLTPNLTSSSGSCEASSASLVLTQERTTTLNFTFTLNSTSNKYHLSGIALLANWSDAIAAITASNTSLDYLRSTLGRSYMCNAEQTLAVVPAFSLNTFRLQVQPFEVTTNQFATAEECQMDQDQMLIPIIVGAALAGLVLIVLIAYLIGRKRSHAGYQTI; encoded by the exons ATGAAACTCTCTCACGCTTTGGCCGCGCTCATCATCGCCTGGTCTGCGGTATTGG GTTGCATTCAGGCTGTTTCTCTTGAGGTGAAGGATGGGAACTCCACCTGCATAAAGGCTGAGCTCTCTGCATCGTTCTCCATCACGTACAACACCTCCAGCAGCACG AGAACAGTGCAGGTCCCTCTGCCTGACTCCACCACGGTCGATACAGGCAGCAGTTCATGTAGCACAGGCGACAGATCCCCATGGCTGGTGGCGGTGTTTGGACCCGGCCACGCACTTGGGTTGAGCTTTTCAACCAATGGAAGTCTGTACAGTGTTACTAACCTGACGCTGCAGTACAACCTCAGTGACACTTCCATCTTCCCTGAGGCTAACAGCTCTG ATGTGGTCACTGTGGTATCAGAGTCGGTTGGGATCTGGGCGACGATCAACACCACCTACCGCTGCGTGAGCCCCACCACCATTAGAGTTGGTGGAGCAACTGTCACTTTCTCTGATATGAGGCTGGAGGCGTACATGCCAGGAAATGACCTGAGTCCAAGAG AAAGCGTATGTACGGCAGATCAGGGCAGCACTACAGCTCCACCTACCACTGCCCGTACTACAGCAACCGCATCTCCAGCACCAAGCCCTCCAGGAACCCCTGAGCGGGGCACCTACTCTGTAACCAAAGGCAACAACACTGTATGTCTCCTGGCCCAAATGGGACTGCAGCTCAACGTCTCCTATTTTTCTCTATCTCAGAATAAG ACTATCCAAGAATTAGTCAACCTGACTCCCAATCTGACAAGTTCATCAGGATCATGTGAAGCCAGCAGCGCTTCCTTGGTTTTGACACAGGAGCGGACCACCACGCTCAACTTCACCTTCACTCTG AACTCCACGAGCAACAAGTATCACCTGAGTGGGATAGCTCTGCTTGCCAATTGGTCAGATGCGATTG CCGCCATCACAGCCAGTAACACCAGCCTGGACTACCTGCGGAGTACGCTGGGCCGATCCTACATGTGTAACGCAGAGCAAACTCTGGCTGTGGTGCCGGCCTTCTCTCTCAACACATTCAGACTGCAGGTCCAACCCTTTGAAGTCACTACCAACCAGTTTGCTACCG CGGAGGAGTGTCAGATGGACCAAGACCAGATGCTCATCCCCATCATTGTTGGAGCAGCCCTTGCCGGCCTAGTGCTGATCGTCCTTATTGCATATCTAATAGGCAGGAAGAGGAGCCACGCTGGATACCAGACCATCTGA